A window from Mycolicibacterium tokaiense encodes these proteins:
- a CDS encoding nuclear transport factor 2 family protein has translation MPYSETEQRNRAAVEEALNKAADDFTIFFTELFTDDTEWTIAGHGPVAGVYHGLRELHDKAEAALFDRLAGPLAVTSRGIWADGDDVIARIDSTGMAKDGQPYANSYLYILTMENHKVVAGIEWLDLFAYYEIVDRVSI, from the coding sequence ATGCCGTATTCAGAGACAGAGCAACGTAACCGGGCAGCCGTCGAAGAAGCCCTGAACAAAGCGGCGGACGATTTCACGATTTTCTTCACCGAACTCTTCACCGACGACACCGAATGGACCATTGCCGGCCACGGCCCGGTCGCGGGGGTCTACCACGGGCTCCGGGAATTGCACGACAAGGCCGAGGCTGCGTTGTTCGATCGCCTGGCCGGGCCGCTGGCCGTCACCTCGCGGGGAATCTGGGCGGACGGAGACGACGTGATCGCCAGAATCGACAGCACCGGGATGGCGAAGGATGGGCAACCGTACGCCAACAGCTATCTGTACATCCTGACCATGGAGAACCACAAGGTGGTCGCCGGCATCGAGTGGCTCGATCTGTTCGCGTACTACGAGATCGTGGACCGGGTGAGCATCTGA
- a CDS encoding SRPBCC family protein — MSDTSKVTVQRSIPAPVDAVFDVLSNPNRHQALDGSGFVRSVDHADRIQKVGDVFTMNMEGAHMGGEYKTDNHVTGYAKDKLLAWQTAPAGTEPPGWEWLWELESQGPGETLVRHTYDWSKVTDKKLLEKVKFPLVTEDQLSDTLAKLATEVAG; from the coding sequence ATGAGCGATACAAGCAAGGTGACAGTGCAGCGGTCCATCCCGGCGCCCGTGGACGCGGTCTTCGATGTCCTTTCCAACCCCAACCGGCACCAGGCCCTCGACGGCTCGGGGTTCGTACGCAGCGTGGACCATGCCGACCGCATCCAGAAGGTCGGCGACGTGTTCACGATGAACATGGAGGGCGCGCACATGGGTGGTGAGTACAAGACGGACAACCACGTGACCGGTTATGCGAAGGACAAGCTGTTGGCGTGGCAGACCGCGCCCGCCGGCACCGAACCGCCCGGCTGGGAATGGTTGTGGGAGCTGGAATCCCAGGGTCCGGGTGAGACCCTGGTCCGCCACACCTACGACTGGTCGAAGGTGACCGACAAGAAATTGCTCGAGAAGGTGAAGTTTCCGTTGGTCACCGAAGACCAGCTGTCCGACACGCTGGCGAAGCTGGCCACGGAGGTCGCGGGCTGA
- a CDS encoding NAD(P)H-quinone oxidoreductase, with the protein MGAATVTSAILFDQPGPPEVLRWTPVDPVRPAPQDVVIRIAAAGVNNADLMQRRGRYPVPAWAPRPLGLECAGVITAVGAEVTGWAPGDEVCALLDGGGYADEVAVPGTQVMPIPSGLSLLEAAAVPEVAATVYSNLAMVAGLTAGHTVLIHGAGGGIGTFAIQWAAAIGATVITTAGSDAKVQAGLQLGADTAINYRTHDFVAETLAATGGRGVDAILDVVGADYLERNVATLAPDGHLVVIGGSTAPAPLDLGLLMSKRASVSATMLRARPVDQKAAIIAGVTRDVLPLFSSGAIRVVVDTVIPMAEAARAHALLESKGTVGKVILENRGN; encoded by the coding sequence GTGGGCGCGGCAACAGTGACGTCGGCCATCCTCTTCGACCAGCCCGGCCCACCCGAGGTACTGCGCTGGACGCCGGTCGATCCGGTGCGGCCGGCGCCGCAGGACGTGGTGATCCGCATCGCTGCCGCAGGGGTGAACAATGCCGACCTGATGCAGCGACGGGGGCGCTATCCGGTGCCGGCCTGGGCGCCACGGCCGCTGGGCCTGGAATGCGCGGGCGTAATCACCGCCGTGGGCGCCGAGGTGACGGGCTGGGCGCCCGGGGACGAGGTCTGCGCGCTACTCGACGGCGGCGGGTACGCCGACGAAGTTGCGGTGCCGGGAACCCAGGTGATGCCGATCCCCAGCGGACTCAGCCTGCTCGAAGCCGCGGCCGTCCCCGAAGTGGCGGCCACGGTGTACTCCAACCTCGCGATGGTGGCCGGACTCACCGCTGGGCACACCGTGCTCATCCACGGCGCCGGCGGCGGCATCGGAACCTTCGCCATCCAGTGGGCCGCCGCGATCGGGGCGACGGTCATCACCACCGCGGGCAGCGACGCCAAGGTGCAGGCAGGGCTGCAACTCGGTGCCGACACTGCGATCAACTACCGCACTCACGACTTCGTCGCCGAGACGCTGGCTGCGACCGGTGGCCGCGGTGTCGACGCCATCCTGGACGTGGTGGGCGCCGACTACCTGGAACGCAACGTTGCGACCCTGGCACCGGACGGTCATCTTGTGGTCATCGGCGGATCCACCGCCCCCGCCCCGCTGGACCTGGGCTTGCTGATGTCCAAACGGGCCAGTGTGAGCGCCACGATGTTGCGCGCCCGGCCCGTCGACCAGAAGGCCGCGATCATCGCCGGTGTCACCCGCGACGTGCTGCCGCTGTTCAGCAGCGGCGCGATCCGGGTGGTGGTGGACACCGTGATCCCGATGGCGGAAGCAGCACGCGCACACGCGCTGCTGGAGTCCAAGGGCACTGTCGGCAAGGTCATCCTCGAGAACCGGGGCAATTGA
- a CDS encoding AI-2E family transporter — MTDATKAAPGRGAVYGGHLRSTAVVALQFIAVAAALWVLAWVVGQTWVILLPVVLALIVCTVLWPPVRWLRNKGVPPAAAVLAVLLVAVGVIAGIVAAIAPAIVEQSTELAQQASAGIVQVQDWLAGPPLNISEAQLNSAVSAITDRLNSSSAQIASGVFTGVGAATSALVTVFTAVVVTFFFLKDGPRFLPWLKRTVGSPAAPHVGEVLSRVWATLGGFIRTQALVSLVDAVLIGIGLLILGVPLAYALAILTFIGGFIPIVGAFVAGAFAVLIALVSNGLVNALIVLGIIIAVQQLEGNVLQPWLQAKSMKLHAVIVLLAVTLGASTFGVIGAFLAVPVAAAGAVILRYYDEQVSLRSGEKPPPSDDEASDDEEDEAADPVADPA; from the coding sequence GTGACAGACGCGACAAAGGCGGCGCCCGGCCGCGGAGCGGTGTACGGGGGCCATCTCCGATCGACGGCGGTGGTGGCGCTGCAGTTCATCGCGGTGGCCGCCGCTCTGTGGGTGCTGGCCTGGGTGGTCGGGCAGACCTGGGTGATCCTGCTGCCGGTGGTGTTGGCGCTGATCGTGTGCACGGTGCTGTGGCCGCCGGTGCGCTGGTTGCGCAACAAGGGCGTGCCCCCGGCTGCCGCTGTGCTGGCGGTCCTCTTGGTGGCGGTGGGGGTGATTGCGGGCATCGTCGCCGCGATCGCCCCTGCCATCGTGGAACAGTCCACCGAACTGGCGCAACAGGCCTCGGCGGGTATAGTCCAGGTGCAGGACTGGCTGGCCGGCCCGCCACTGAACATCAGTGAGGCACAACTCAATTCGGCTGTCTCGGCCATCACTGACCGTCTGAATTCGAGCAGCGCCCAGATCGCGTCGGGCGTGTTCACCGGCGTGGGCGCCGCCACCTCGGCGCTGGTGACCGTGTTCACCGCCGTGGTGGTGACCTTCTTCTTTCTCAAGGACGGCCCCCGGTTCCTGCCGTGGCTCAAGCGCACGGTGGGCTCCCCTGCGGCCCCGCACGTCGGCGAGGTCCTCAGCCGGGTGTGGGCCACGCTCGGTGGGTTCATCCGCACCCAGGCGCTGGTGAGTCTGGTTGACGCGGTGTTGATCGGGATCGGCCTGCTGATCCTCGGGGTGCCGCTGGCCTACGCCCTGGCGATCCTCACCTTCATCGGCGGCTTCATCCCCATCGTCGGCGCCTTCGTCGCCGGCGCGTTCGCGGTGCTGATCGCCCTGGTGTCCAACGGCCTGGTGAACGCCCTGATCGTTCTGGGCATCATCATCGCGGTGCAACAACTCGAGGGCAACGTGCTGCAACCGTGGCTGCAGGCCAAGTCGATGAAGTTGCACGCGGTGATCGTGCTGCTCGCGGTGACCCTGGGGGCGTCCACGTTCGGCGTCATCGGCGCCTTCCTGGCGGTCCCCGTTGCCGCTGCGGGCGCGGTGATCCTGCGCTACTACGACGAGCAGGTCAGCTTGCGTTCGGGCGAGAAGCCGCCGCCAAGTGATGACGAGGCCAGTGATGATGAGGAAGACGAGGCCGCGGATCCGGTAGCCGATCCCGCGTGA
- a CDS encoding alpha/beta hydrolase — protein sequence MLHHLTIPRGPITLAADLHVPPGFGSGQPHPTVVLSTPGSSVKEQIGANYASRLAARGFAAITFDPAHQGESGGEPRDLEDPYRRSEDISYVIDALSGIDGVDPGRIGALGICAGGGYAVYTTRTDHRIKALGTVVAGNMGTSWRSPGFSPQGPVAALEALAEARQAQPEERVNWLPDTLEDAATAGLTDLDTTQAVTYYRTPRGRNERSTNRRLRWSDSLLLGFDAFHLVDQLLTQPLQVIVAGRRGNTGQYEAGMALWEKAANPVDLLVVDGAGHYEMYDEPRYVDQAVDRLAAFYSEHL from the coding sequence ATGCTTCACCATCTCACCATCCCTCGCGGTCCGATCACCCTCGCGGCCGACCTGCACGTCCCGCCGGGCTTCGGGTCCGGGCAACCTCACCCCACCGTGGTGTTGTCGACGCCGGGCAGCAGCGTCAAAGAGCAGATCGGCGCGAACTACGCGTCGCGGCTGGCCGCCCGCGGCTTCGCCGCCATCACCTTCGACCCTGCCCACCAGGGTGAGAGTGGGGGAGAACCTCGAGATCTCGAGGATCCCTACCGCCGCAGTGAAGACATTTCCTACGTGATCGATGCCCTCAGCGGTATCGATGGTGTCGACCCCGGTCGGATCGGCGCCCTCGGTATCTGCGCCGGTGGCGGTTACGCCGTGTACACCACCCGCACCGACCACCGCATCAAAGCCCTCGGCACGGTGGTGGCCGGGAACATGGGAACGTCCTGGCGTAGCCCGGGTTTCTCGCCGCAGGGACCGGTTGCGGCCCTGGAGGCGCTCGCCGAGGCGCGTCAAGCGCAGCCGGAAGAACGGGTCAACTGGTTGCCGGACACCCTCGAGGACGCCGCCACCGCCGGACTCACCGATCTGGACACCACCCAGGCCGTCACGTATTACCGCACCCCGCGGGGCCGCAACGAGCGCTCCACCAACCGTCGGCTGCGCTGGAGTGACTCCCTGCTGCTCGGCTTCGACGCCTTCCATCTCGTCGACCAGCTCCTGACGCAGCCGTTGCAGGTGATCGTGGCCGGCCGGCGGGGAAACACCGGGCAGTACGAGGCCGGGATGGCGCTGTGGGAGAAGGCGGCGAACCCGGTGGATCTGCTGGTGGTCGACGGCGCCGGACACTACGAGATGTACGACGAGCCGCGGTACGTCGACCAGGCCGTGGACCGTCTGGCGGCGTTCTACTCGGAACACCTGTAG
- a CDS encoding MarR family winged helix-turn-helix transcriptional regulator: protein MSNEDGAQLWKLNQRLLTRVMNAAAPQFADLGLETKEFFVLDEVDTCHYPVAIAEKLMLPKASVTVYLRNLVAAGLVRREIDESDLRRHRLTTTDKGRRVLADALDALAHQFGMMMARLEARDQVELRRILLTLLESD from the coding sequence ATGTCGAACGAGGACGGCGCCCAGCTGTGGAAGTTGAACCAACGGCTCCTGACCCGCGTGATGAACGCCGCCGCCCCGCAGTTCGCCGACCTGGGGTTGGAGACCAAGGAGTTCTTCGTCCTCGACGAGGTGGACACCTGCCACTATCCGGTGGCGATCGCCGAAAAATTGATGCTGCCGAAAGCCAGCGTCACGGTGTATCTGCGCAATCTTGTGGCCGCCGGACTGGTGCGGCGCGAGATCGACGAAAGCGATCTGCGCCGGCACCGCCTCACCACCACCGACAAGGGCCGCCGGGTGCTCGCCGACGCACTCGACGCGCTGGCGCACCAGTTCGGGATGATGATGGCCCGTCTGGAGGCTCGCGATCAGGTGGAACTGCGTCGCATCCTGCTCACGCTGCTTGAGTCCGACTGA
- a CDS encoding FUSC family protein yields MIALHHVSRSSAALQHALSPRSWRGALRADFRGASLGAPLRVGLAMAVVFVVGGLVHLHHLAGFAALGALVSAFCRPDPYPVRQGRLLMLAAGITASVGAGAVLGAAALPFAVDVVVIALLAGAAAYLMWALHIVGPGAVVFVFAAVGAQGAAGDAGDVARLTGMTVGGAVIGVAAAMAPWWLSRRPAANPTAAQRESLTSTLTRAPHAALAVRGLRIACAGALGATVAAGLGFDHPMWAAMGAVATMQGVGYHMTVQRGAQRLLGNIGGAVVAAALLALPLGYWGAVAAIIVFQIAAEVCAGVNYALTSLAVTPMALLLTGLGTGLAPAVAVDRIADTAIGIVVGIAVAAVAITSAEHRSLTAG; encoded by the coding sequence GTGATCGCGCTTCACCACGTCAGCCGTAGCTCCGCCGCACTGCAACACGCCCTCTCTCCGAGGTCCTGGCGTGGTGCGTTGCGAGCCGATTTTCGCGGCGCCTCCCTCGGCGCTCCGCTGCGCGTGGGGCTGGCGATGGCCGTGGTGTTCGTCGTCGGCGGCCTCGTGCATCTGCACCACCTGGCCGGCTTTGCGGCACTCGGGGCACTGGTGTCCGCGTTCTGCCGACCCGATCCGTATCCGGTCCGGCAAGGACGGCTCCTGATGCTGGCCGCGGGTATCACTGCGTCGGTGGGCGCCGGCGCAGTGCTGGGTGCCGCCGCGCTTCCCTTCGCCGTAGACGTCGTCGTCATCGCGTTGTTGGCCGGCGCTGCCGCCTATCTGATGTGGGCATTGCACATCGTCGGACCGGGCGCGGTGGTGTTCGTGTTCGCGGCGGTTGGCGCTCAGGGTGCAGCCGGGGACGCCGGCGATGTGGCCCGGTTGACGGGGATGACCGTCGGCGGTGCGGTCATCGGCGTGGCAGCGGCAATGGCACCCTGGTGGCTCTCTCGACGTCCAGCCGCGAATCCGACTGCGGCGCAGCGGGAATCACTGACCTCGACGTTGACCCGCGCACCGCACGCCGCACTGGCTGTCCGGGGTCTGCGTATCGCGTGCGCGGGCGCCTTGGGTGCCACTGTGGCCGCCGGTCTGGGGTTCGACCATCCGATGTGGGCCGCGATGGGCGCGGTGGCGACCATGCAGGGCGTCGGCTATCACATGACGGTGCAGCGCGGCGCCCAGCGGCTACTGGGCAACATCGGTGGCGCGGTGGTGGCAGCCGCGCTGCTCGCGCTACCGCTGGGGTACTGGGGTGCGGTCGCCGCGATCATCGTCTTCCAGATCGCCGCGGAGGTGTGCGCAGGAGTCAACTACGCGCTGACGTCTTTGGCCGTGACGCCGATGGCCTTGCTGCTCACCGGCCTGGGCACGGGATTGGCTCCTGCGGTGGCGGTGGACCGCATCGCCGACACCGCCATCGGGATCGTCGTGGGTATCGCCGTGGCGGCGGTGGCCATCACGTCCGCGGAGCACCGCAGCCTCACCGCAGGGTGA
- a CDS encoding MarR family winged helix-turn-helix transcriptional regulator encodes MSGVSQSSRGAPPTDVVDGIRSEWQQAYPHLDTAPVEILGRVHRIASISNQRLDLHLERHGINRSEFSVLSALARAARPLRASEVVSTTMLSGASITKITDSLLRRDLLTRQKSERDGRVVLLVLTDAGRAVVDDEMPRRLADDEAMIAGLDPAERDTLAQLLRKVCVTLGG; translated from the coding sequence ATGTCTGGCGTGTCCCAGTCGTCGAGAGGTGCCCCACCCACGGATGTCGTGGACGGCATTCGCAGCGAGTGGCAGCAGGCGTATCCCCATCTCGACACCGCACCCGTGGAGATCCTGGGCCGGGTGCATCGCATCGCCTCGATCAGTAACCAGCGCCTCGATCTGCACCTCGAGCGCCACGGCATCAACCGGTCGGAATTCTCCGTGCTCAGCGCCCTGGCCCGCGCCGCCCGTCCACTGCGCGCCAGCGAGGTGGTGTCGACCACCATGTTGAGCGGGGCGTCCATCACCAAGATCACCGACAGCCTGCTGCGTCGCGATCTCCTGACCCGGCAGAAATCCGAACGCGACGGCCGGGTGGTGCTACTGGTGCTGACGGACGCGGGCCGGGCCGTCGTCGACGACGAGATGCCGCGACGGCTCGCCGACGACGAGGCGATGATCGCCGGCCTCGATCCTGCAGAGCGCGACACCTTGGCCCAGCTGCTGCGCAAGGTCTGTGTGACGCTCGGCGGGTGA
- a CDS encoding alpha/beta fold hydrolase → MSSSSGHLPTNGLEIYFEVYGTLDAAAAPLLAIPGAFMSTDSTQAWTRAFAPERTVIVFDQQGHGRTAARA, encoded by the coding sequence ATGAGTTCCAGCAGCGGCCACCTGCCGACCAACGGGCTGGAAATCTACTTCGAGGTCTACGGCACGCTCGACGCCGCCGCCGCGCCGCTTTTGGCGATCCCGGGTGCGTTCATGTCCACCGACTCGACGCAGGCGTGGACGCGTGCGTTCGCGCCCGAACGCACCGTGATCGTGTTCGATCAGCAGGGCCACGGCCGCACTGCTGCGCGCGCGTGA
- a CDS encoding GGDEF domain-containing protein — protein MKQWADPEPTVWRWHAVGLVALLLMLGLYAVAGYAAGGRGGLFAVLGTFAAVAVAAALLGRACRWQESRRPMIAWPTIALLATLFAGWVDPAATRDLPGTITITFAFIGLACGRGRSILLLPLGIAAFVIAADDPGLPTVVVTALMWVLVAEVPAWLIARLEEQSALLRRIAQTDALTQLLDRSTLAARMSEHAADAAVLLIDLDGFKRYNDRCGHEEGDKLLVAFADALRQSIRGEDLAFRLGGDEFLVLLPRADQTAAEGVLVGLRQRWSEAGTPVSFSVGIAAAEPDLVRVADERMYRDKRSRGLPAD, from the coding sequence GTGAAACAGTGGGCCGACCCGGAACCCACGGTGTGGCGCTGGCACGCAGTCGGCCTGGTCGCCCTGCTGCTGATGCTGGGTCTGTACGCGGTGGCCGGGTATGCCGCCGGCGGTCGTGGCGGGCTCTTCGCCGTGTTGGGCACGTTCGCCGCCGTCGCGGTTGCCGCGGCGCTGCTGGGCAGGGCGTGCCGGTGGCAGGAGAGCCGCCGGCCGATGATCGCGTGGCCCACCATCGCACTGCTGGCCACGCTGTTCGCGGGCTGGGTGGACCCGGCGGCCACCCGCGATCTGCCTGGGACCATCACCATCACCTTCGCTTTCATCGGGCTCGCCTGCGGACGTGGACGCTCGATCCTGCTGCTGCCGTTGGGAATTGCTGCATTTGTGATAGCTGCCGACGATCCCGGCCTGCCCACCGTCGTGGTGACCGCGCTGATGTGGGTGCTGGTGGCTGAGGTGCCCGCGTGGTTGATCGCCCGGCTGGAGGAACAAAGTGCGCTCCTGCGTCGGATAGCGCAGACCGATGCGCTGACCCAGTTGCTCGACCGCAGCACCCTGGCCGCCCGGATGTCCGAGCACGCCGCGGATGCCGCGGTGCTGCTGATCGACCTCGACGGCTTCAAGCGCTACAACGATCGCTGCGGCCACGAGGAGGGCGACAAGCTGTTGGTCGCCTTCGCCGACGCGCTGCGCCAGTCGATCCGAGGGGAGGACCTGGCCTTCCGGCTCGGCGGTGACGAGTTCTTGGTGTTGCTGCCCAGGGCGGACCAAACGGCTGCCGAGGGTGTCCTGGTCGGGCTTCGGCAGCGCTGGTCCGAGGCCGGCACCCCCGTGAGCTTCAGCGTTGGCATCGCCGCCGCGGAGCCGGACCTGGTGCGGGTGGCTGACGAGCGGATGTACCGGGACAAGCGATCGCGCGGCTTGCCCGCGGACTGA